A single Helianthus annuus chloroplast, complete genome DNA region contains:
- the rps7 gene encoding ribosomal protein S7 encodes MSRRGTAEEKTAKSDPIYRNRLVNMLVNRILKHGKKSLAYQIIYRAVKKIQQKTETNPLSVLRQAIHGVTPGIAVKARRVGGSTHQVPIEIGSTQGKALAIRWLLAASRKRPGRNMAFKLSSELVDAAKGSGDAIRKREETHRMAEANRAFAHFR; translated from the coding sequence ATGTCACGTCGAGGTACTGCAGAAGAAAAAACTGCAAAATCCGATCCAATTTATCGTAATCGATTAGTTAACATGTTGGTTAACCGTATTCTGAAACACGGAAAAAAATCATTGGCTTATCAAATTATCTATCGAGCCGTGAAAAAGATTCAACAAAAGACAGAAACAAATCCACTATCTGTTTTACGTCAAGCAATACATGGAGTCACTCCGGGTATAGCAGTAAAAGCAAGACGTGTAGGTGGATCGACTCATCAAGTTCCCATTGAAATAGGATCCACACAAGGAAAAGCACTTGCCATTCGTTGGTTATTAGCGGCATCCCGAAAACGTCCGGGTCGAAATATGGCTTTCAAATTAAGTTCCGAATTAGTGGATGCTGCCAAAGGGAGTGGCGATGCCATACGCAAAAGGGAAGAGACTCATAGAATGGCAGAGGCAAATAGAGCTTTTGCACATTTTCGTTAA
- the ndhB gene encoding NADH dehydrogenase subunit 2 — MIWHVQNENFILDSTRIFMKAFHLLLFDGSLIFPECILIFGLILLLMIDSTSDQKDIPWLYFISSTSLVMSITALLFRWREEPMISFSGNFQTNNFNEIFQFLILLCSTLCIPLSVEYIECTEMAITEFLLFILTATIGGMFLCGANDLITIFVAPECFSLCSYLLSGYTKKDVRSNEATMKYLLMGGASSSILVHGFSWLYGSSGGEIELQEIVNGLINTQMYNSPGISIALIFITVGIGFKLSPAPSHQWTPDVYEGSPTPVVAFLSVTSKVAASASATRIFDIPFYFSSNEWHLLLEILAILSMILGNLIAITQTSMKRMLAYSSIGQIGYVIIGIIVGDSNDGYASMITYMLFYISMNLGTFACIVLFGLRTGTENIRDYAGLYTKDPFLALSLALCLLSLGGLPPLAGFFGKLYLFWCGWQAGLYLLVLIGLLTSVVSIYYYLKIIKLLMTGRNQEITPHVRNYRRSPLRSNNSIELSMIVCVIASTIPGISMNPIIAIAQDTLF, encoded by the exons ATGATCTGGCATGTACAGAATGAAAACTTCATTCTCGATTCTACGAGAATTTTTATGAAAGCCTTTCATTTGCTTCTCTTCGATGGAAGTTTGATTTTCCCAGAATGTATCCTAATTTTTGGCCTAATTCTTCTTCTGATGATCGATTCAACCTCTGATCAAAAAGATATACCTTGGTTATATTTCATCTCTTCAACAAGTTTAGTAATGAGCATAACGGCCCTATTGTTCCGATGGAGAGAGGAACCTATGATTAGCTTTTCGGGAAATTTCCAAACGAACAATTTCAACGAAATCTTTCAATTTCTTATTTTACTATGTTCAACTCTATGTATTCCTCTATCCGTAGAGTACATTGAATGTACAGAAATGGCTATAACAGAGTTTCTCTTATTCATATTAACAGCTACTATAGGAGGAATGTTTTTATGCGGTGCTAACGATTTAATAACTATCTTTGTAGCTCCAGAATGTTTCAGTTTATGCTCCTACCTATTATCTGGATATACGAAGAAAGATGTACGGTCTAATGAGGCTACTATGAAATATTTACTCATGGGTGGGGCAAGCTCTTCTATTCTGGTTCATGGTTTCTCTTGGCTATATGGTTCATCCGGGGGAGAGATCGAGCTTCAAGAAATAGTGAATGGTCTTATCAATACACAAATGTATAACTCCCCAGGAATTTCAATTGCGCTCATATTCATCACTGTAGGAATTGGGTTCAAGCTTTCCCCAGCCCCTTCTCATCAATGGACTCCTGACGTATACGAAGGA TCTCCCACTCCAGTCGTTGCTTTTCTTTCTGTTACTTCGAAAGTAGCTGCTTCAGCTTCAGCCACTCGAATTTTCGATATTCCTTTTTATTTCTCATCAAACGAATGGCATCTTCTTCTGGAAATCCTAGCTATTCTTAGCATGATATTGGGGAATCTCATTGCTATTACTCAAACAAGCATGAAACGTATGCTTGCATATTCGTCCATAGGGCAAATCGGATATGTAATTATTGGAATAATTGTTGGAGACTCAAATGATGGATATGCAAGCATGATAACTTATATGCTGTTCTATATCTCCATGAATCTAGGAACTTTTGCTTGCATTGTCTTATTTGGTCTACGTACCGGAACTGAGAACATTCGAGATTATGCAGGATTATACACGAAAGATCCTTTTTTGGCTCTCTCTTTAGCCCTATGTCTCTTATCGCTAGGAGGTCTTCCTCCACTAGCAGGTTTTTTCGGAAAACTCTATTTATTCTGGTGTGGATGGCAGGCAGGCCTATATTTATTGGTTTTAATAGGACTCCTTACAAGCGTTGTTTCTATCTACTATTATCTAAAAATAATCAAGTTATTAATGACTGGACGAAACCAAGAAATAACCCCTCACGTGCGAAATTATAGAAGATCCCCTTTAAGATCAAACAATTCCATCGAATTGAGTATGATTGTATGTGTGATAGCATCTACTATACCAGGAATATCAATGAATCCGATTATTGCAATTGCTCAGGATACCCTTTTTTAG